Genomic segment of Eleutherodactylus coqui strain aEleCoq1 unplaced genomic scaffold, aEleCoq1.hap1 HAP1_SCAFFOLD_43, whole genome shotgun sequence:
cttttcttgtgctttgggtcagtagagctgtactcctgtgcaaattgaaaccgcagtatctgctgccaccaaatcttgctgcaggtgttttgcagttatacaagggtatttgaccacctacctgtttaggaatctggtgtcagccggtgatagcttcctctttctgtcacatttaggtagtgtagccagtgtgtctttaactttaaacttgcaaactatgcttccaactgtatctataggaacagtcagtgcctttgctaactttttatataattttccttgtttatgcaatgatgtcttcactttccggggagagggggttggaaacaggttgtactagatggacattgtcttctttcagcctaacatactatgttaaggcccatttagacacaacaataatcgctcgaaagatgtcttttgagcgacttttcagcaataatcgttgtgtcatttaagcacaaggtgattgctcaaacgttgagcgatcaccttgcgatcccagcagaggatgcagatgacaagcggggagccacttgttctctgcatccagctgttccccgctgggagcccccgtctgtcatacagccgagcgctcggagcggaggatgcagaagacaagcggggtggccctgcttgtcttctgcatccagctgttttctgcatgtagcgcccggctgttatccagccgaacgccccgagaagggtatggagaacgcagctagacagctgtgttcttcatacccagcctgtcagcagggagcgggatacagctgaaacaatagtatcagctgtatcccgctgtgaatccccgataaggctcattgttgtctttcagcatgctgaaagacaacgttgagcgacagcttaacgaaaactgcatgaagtcagtgcagttaaacataacgattatcgctcaaaaggcgaattttgagcgataattgttgtgtctaaatgggcctttaaccatatttctaacatgcagtcaaatgtcgtccacaaacctctatctagtccagatagataataaagcccttgattagttgcatcaggtgtgcttaagacaacacctaatttgcaaatgtgtgctcccatgagggattttattgagggaggaaggtgaagaattctaaaagtgcagtagtcatgaaaaattatattttgtgttgtatttggagaaaccacttatgttagttgtgttgagcaatttaaattgttcatcccctgcttttttgcaaacagctgaaagtttgtaaatttggcaaataaacttgcaatgggattgaacaattttcattgcaattatagatggcaaaatatgtttaaaaatatctaatcatacagcatataatacagcatttctaaagtaaaggtggccattcacattagttgaagggcttctgtcatcactaactgtaaactaagttatggggctcaaaggtgagggccggtggtctgcttattatactcagtgtcccctgtttcagtgctgggcccctgagaaatcagcacacacacacagtgaccatatcagaaggctgtgcgcatacgctctcccatctatctctttaggagagtgggcgcacacagccttgggaagagtgtcaccatatatatgcgaacactaatttctcagaaacacagtcctggaacagggaccctgtggctataaaaagcatcttacctgatcccccgtccctttatctttgaggcccattatacagttcatggggccaacagttgaagacagaggctctttaagtgcattttgcatggagcaatttgctccggtagccaagcgccaaatcattggcacttgtataccaagcctttgcataagctgattcaaaccttctgcaggactaatcgtttgtcccacatagagaatcattgctgtcggcaccacatcccttgttgacatcataaggtttgcagctggcgatgattttgttcagctgcatgaaagttgcgaccagctgctgaacaaatgtttgcttattaaatggtggatcaggtacagctttacataggtcaaaagtcaggcaaaagggtgttcatgtgatcgttcatgccagattgtcagctcatgtacaaagacgtatagaaggtggttgatcagtcgttaaattttcatctagtgaatgattgtttcacagatgtagccatacgtttgtaagtccgtgttggctgccacagttgttcaaactggccatactagttcaatgacacttggcgacagactaatgagcttttgtgcatgattcttcgaatcttttgcctcacccttggacaaagatttccagacaaggtctgtatgtctaagaaagagctctgtactccaacatacaattgtagatgtgagggtttcattagacaggcaatcctaagtcagtaacatttcattccactcacatatttggacccttttcaaacaattgttactggtaatcaaatatcatcacaaaggattagctgaattgcacgaaggagaagacatcggtcacgtgtatggcaccatataatgcagagttcttacttacatatatcagatggaactcctattctagcacccagcttacaccacagtgcagtcaactatctgactagatgagtgtatgcgatttgtcagatgaaacaattgttgattgttaaatttaaccttatgaatgaggattttgcttgatattgtccattttcatcaacttaagtttaatgtgtatgggtacgaacattggggaaggcaatggcaaaccacacggcaaaaacggtctgccaagaaaatgtcatgacgtgacgtggccctaggagtcagtcatgactctgtgcttgcaccaggggactttacttttacctaccaacatacaccaaaagtatatatgtctttatgggatacatctggatacattttttttggtacagtactaaaaacaataaaattataagtcaagagcagaatccaagaattatgcatatacactaccacagaatatgattggaccaacccacatcctcctaataataaaaggcgcatcctccatagaaaacaaaacaatgtatcatctagatcctgactgtatttttgtatcttcaaaaccagcatacaatggcatccatgtgttttttctaactatatcgttggtcataggatttggcaacaacaaactgaataactttacttccatcgttacgaggaaactttataaaagttcgtcaaaaagtactcggcgaaaacaacagaaaaagtaaagcaataaaagtaaaaagaaactcatcactgcggagatggagcagcgctgtacattctctactacacttttttgaagtcaggaaacataggacaaaagaagaacagattttatttatttattttttaaataatggtcaaggatttaattcatcttgtttcaatatcattacagaaaatgttatggtacagagttcttcagtattttctttgcttctttttctccacatgaatgctggtacactgtaatctgtacaagatcagtttttgatttttttttctgtacatttcttaaatgtattggttaaaaaggctgtcagcacttaaggaagcaatttttttttcaaagaaaaggtattcagttactgcccaatagtactgagcggagtgattgccaggacgtctctcctccttgttaagaagatgggagtctggatccagatgcaaccacttggcacatcaacacgttatacaagataaagaacaagcagagctctcttgtgaagcggttatgaagcatactgataagggaaacagcagtgtcatctaagctagtataaagtaagcagacagccttggttaagagcttaagtatttgtactttaaggatgagagaaacacaacttttgcaggcatctactgctgtctactaaaagctactgctattagacctagcattttaacacacaaagcaattgcaatgaaggaaaagttgccttgatataatcagaataaggttttataagagttttttttttataaggtttttttttggggggggggggatttttttttcagtttttctcctcaaagtcagtttttgaaatttagttcaagatgttgactacactgatcaactttatccaaatcataaaaactagctgtgccgttgcatattacaggatacagtcaatgatatgtggacatgcatcaatgcttctctcttgcttttgtcatcatagccttccgatgaccatgacatccaccacctctcccttgtgaagttccacatactgctctgtctttggaggtagcatcaacagtccattggcactgcgcatactcatcaggcgactgctcatctgattacctgcgtggagaagacatagacgttagcacactcctcgtaagacaagatgacaatggacatttcctatatgggagttcttggtgtctggatcagtcgacgtaatgtaaagactggttcattaatcagcttactctacctagtggctaatgattaaccttctagtgtgatgggttattcgtctttagggtctggaggaagtagttgactatactaatagatcacagactgaacatgagtcaacactgtgacgtagcagcaaaaatgaaaaacacaattctgtgatgtattaagagaagcatagagtctagatcatatgaggtaattatctccctctactcttccttagtcagacctcagctggaatactgtgtccagttctgggcaccccaatttaaaaaaaaatagacaaactggattaagttcagagaagagctaccaggatagtgagcggtctgcaaaccatgtcctgttaggtacggttaaagcatctgggaatgtttagcttgcaaaagtgaaggctgagaggagacttaatagcggtctacaaatatctgatgggttgtcacagtgcagagagatcagccctattctcatctgcacaaggaaagactagaagcaatgggatgaaagtgaaagggaggagacacaaattagatattcgacagtcagggtgatcaatgggtggaacaggttaccacgggaggtggtgagttctacttcaatggaagtcttcaaacagaggctggacagacatctgtctggtatgatttagtgatcctgcattgagcaaagagttggaccggatgaccatggaggtcccttccaaatccacgattctatgatatttatgggaactataaaaagattttccaaacctggcatccatttttttggtccttaggaacataaagtaaaaactaaaacaatgtaaggtacaatatactgtgtataattcaagttgactcctctgactttcttgatgtaggtagtgggacccttagtggtcatctattgtggtgacgggttgagtaatgtctgtttggcaatcaaggtcaggtttccagctaaaggattttcagatctcctgatgatacaatatagaatagagccagcggatttccatttcatcccaatgtatttttacaccatattatgcaccacgcctgttctttttgcaatgttttgccacatcgactgttaacgctttaccatacaagcaagctataggaacctttcctaaaaatggttcttgccaccatttggtcagtttttttttttacttcttccatgactgatatgataaattctttttgctttatagcgagtcatccaccagcatatttccattcaaatccctcttcttccttgcagggctaatagaaatcaacctttacaagtctaaaaggagcctaagggtggcttcacctgtgccaactattggctgaaaaatcgttcgaactagcaattttgactgatagtttttctgtgcaataacgcaggattcgattgagcgagaaattgctcattgatcattttgttttggctaagtgtaacaaagcaactagtgagttctcattgaacaactgtttgttcacagtaaacggaggttgacagctggaagagatctccagcgcgcttcgcctccattaactgaacgactatcgctcctgtgtgaaagtacagaagtcttagttgttggaatggctttcgaacgcttacatacccgaaagtcatcctgtgaaaagctaccctaagaaaagaaaatggtggcttccattaccggttatgcagttattttttgttagaagctgtaggggtgggcaccccgccatggcactttctgactgtgtgatatctgctagttatattatcaagttgatggcaatgttattaaaatatccattacaacctaactgatagaagtgtccagttatatgtagtcaatagagacctgtactttgtgcccaaggcagtggctcttggtgatgccacgtaagtatgcagcgatggtactctgggcgaggatccaactttacatcacaagataactgcaagacagaaaagaaaatgttctcctatattcagtcatattcacctatttttcttgttgtatttcaatcatctgtccaactttaaataccatctacgagagtgaagagcggcagctaggagcatctgaaaaaacagacacatctatgtattacacagacatgccactgatagcaatggacaagtgtagaagttccccttgctgtcttttccctcatagattccagtggtttgcttggggtccagcagttggacaaactgggattagcttatttttaatgagggtcccttctaacaaaaaggaatggtctaaagaggactttgtaaatatatagcattacttatcttgtactgatcatgacttacagtctgcattataatcaagagctgtgcccataattctgctggtccccattgcactcctatgatgcagtgaaactattcagtgcctgatgtgaaaatcacatttcccaaatatgccaatatatatccagacatacatccagtaataaatcatagggtattttggcaatgaaacctgaagaattgggaatgcagctctggagaataatacaggatgtaactccgtacaagtggagctggtgttctgcttgcataccaattaaattactagtttcttcaagcacaaaaataagccatggtgaaattgagcattacacacagcccattaaaatgagtaagaggtctgtgtaatgcagggcaggtcaagtcctccagatcaggagacattctttctaactgctctccactcctcaggagacagggaccctcaatgccctcttctaatctaattttggattcctatgaggctttttctttctgtcattatacaagagcgccacctgctggctaaaaccagcactgcagtatgtggtgtacctaagaggctctgatgacggagcagccgacaatatacagtaaaaataccctgtcggacgtcttcaggctttaatcagaatgtcggaagctgtcagacagttgattggaaagggttaactcataattccctaatagggtacacgaaaatgttttttttttaaaaacagtacaacccctttaacataacatcctccaattgttagcaacatattgtagtagtgaaattggggaacacaaagaccgtatagtgtaaagttagggtggttttatatctgcaaccatggttccacttttgtgctctgttcggggagcaggaaaggggaatctccgcaaccaaatggctcattctctggacagcaccacaagcaccagacagaccccattgattataatgaggtccgtctgttttccactcggctgcctaactttagatgaaagaaaaagctctgcatgcagcactttttcttccagtactttgagccgaatctgcgactgaacctccgtctccgatgtgaaatcggccttaatcacatacacatttacctggagtttttccttaaagcggtattccgggcgatgggacattttttccagttttcacccatccagtgaaaactgatagatcagtgggatcgtccgattgctgtgcttggctgtttgcccctttgaaatgaatgaagcagacaataatagtcgagcacagcactcggctatttctgtctgccccgttgaaatgaatggagtggcactactccattcatttcaataggtcagacatataggcaaacacagcacagcactcggctatctgcctgcaccgttgagaggaatcagcctgttctgtgtgaccagcagctctattccctgcttccctgcagaagcgagacgatgtatgctgaactgtgaaataagcgggacgcaggtcccccagtctcaggaacactgggggtcccagcagtcatacccccaccgttgaaacatcccatcgttgaaaatccctcttaaagtaaaccttcaaaattctgtccttgtacctaacgaagtggagggtaaattacctgcacttgttcttctatgccacgcctcccaatctgccagtttcaggccgtggctccacctgtccaagatggctacagctattttctaactacctaatgcactgctctctgattgtccattggcaagtcagcgaacaggtataatgcatcgttagtctaagactaccaatacactgtagagattagctagattgaagactgaatcggccatcttgaatgcccgaaaagaggacctggaactgcaaattggaaagacggcagagaagaacaactgcagataatatacacacccacgttcctcctccggctccattgcagaattttgtccagaaaactggagggtcactttaacatttacttataaaacaaaaacaatataagttttcaaacagcggcaaagtaatggaaattgagcagctattttgtgtcttcatatacagagacattcatgttgatgtaaagtcatataactgctttatatggtaaattctcaaaataaagaccctttgtacgtgtatagagccgcctcactagacacttggacatgaaacacacactgttttagaggtgtataacatttcctaataggggtgactgcaataaatagcgatggaacggcagatacgaattccgctctccatataacatgggcggtataaataccctggctttgatgattgtaggtcttggatccaggattccctgcatctttcttagtgctggtacgacaaaaagattacaggtaactactgctgacacagggttgcctagagtgaatggaagacaaataccattaatcaggagaaggcaggtagtaaacaacgtaaattatgtgtaacacgttcaggcttttactccagaatccacatttgattttgtaagatgtagaaatagatttttccctttaaccttgtgaatgcacggtaagttctgatcaataaggcctttttcgagctggaccccttcaagaccatagcgcgactagtaaaaccaatgctttcccttgtatgggttaatttattaggcattacatatgttgattgaaaaaacaatcaaaatactaacgaccacccgtctgtcggtgagttacatgctccgcccctgatcacatgacagtgacctcatcaactagttacagcgaggtaatgaggtgccccaaggatgtctaaccaccacctaactagttacaccgagttagtgaggtgccccaaggatgtctaacaaccacctaactagttacaccgaggtagtgaggcgccccaaggatgtctaacaaccacctgaccagttacaccaaggtagtgaggtgccccaaggatgtctaaccaccacctaactagttacaccgaggtagtgaggcaccccaaggatgtctaacaaccacctaactagttacaccaaggtagtgaggcaccccaaggatgtctaacaaccacctaactagttacatccaggtagtgaggcgccctaaggatgtctaacaaccacctatctagttacaccgaggtaatgagttgccccaaggatgtctaacaaccacctaactagttacaccgaggtagtgaggcgccccaaggatgtctaacaaccacctaactagttacatccaggtggtgaggcaccccaaggatgtctaacaaccacctaactagttacatccaggtagtgaggcaccccaaggatgtctaacaaccacctaactagttacaccaaggtagtgaggcacgccaaggatgtctaacaaccacctaactagttacatccaggtggtgaggcac
This window contains:
- the LOC136601747 gene encoding gephyrin-like; translated protein: MQGILDPRPTIIKARLSCDVKLDPRPEYHRCILTWHHQEPLPWAQSTGNQMSSRLMSMRSANGLLMLPPKTEQYVELHKGEVVDVMVIGRL